From Bos mutus isolate GX-2022 chromosome 5, NWIPB_WYAK_1.1, whole genome shotgun sequence, one genomic window encodes:
- the PLEKHG6 gene encoding pleckstrin homology domain-containing family G member 6 isoform X2 produces MQALGPPDKSPLQGLVASRIETYGGRYRASVSSPPGNVYPQGGLLLDPSRRRFMGYVPFTTGSGPARRLSPLRLREPEPEKTHGSPFGVGTPHSPKLKEVTKAHELQVRLHTFSMFGMPRLPREDRQHWEIGEGNDNSVAIEKSWKELVPGHKEMSRDLCHQQEALWELLTTELIYVRKLKIMTDLLAAGLLNLQRVGLLTEVSAETLFGNVPNLIRAHRSFWEEVLGPTLEETRASGQPLDPVSLQDGFLTCSQRFQPYVLYCLRVRQTMAYAREQQDHNPLFHIFVQWCEKHKLSGRQMLGDLLIKPHQRITKYPLLLQAVLKRTPKPQAREALTAMIAAMESFLQHINKQVRQGEEQESLVAAARRIGPYEVLEPSSEEVEKNLRPFSTLDLMAPMLGVAPEHTRQLLFEGPARVKEGREGKLDVYLFLFSDVLLVTKPPRKADKAKVIRPPLMLEKLVCRPLRDPSSFLLIHLTEFQCVSSALTVHCPSTANRARWLEKTQQAQATLQKLKAEEYIQQKRELLALYRDRDGESPCTRPSTPSQEGSQNSTEGRTCESSTVIPHLVVTEDTDDDAPSVPDDTSDSGYGTLIPGSPKESHSSLSRLRLRALRRDPRLTFSTLELRDVPLRPQPSDPQAPQRRSAPVLPEEGVRKAGSLPRVDPSTWSEEEDRTSMGENVVVETLQRAQLRGQLCPSPTHADSSEESPWESSGDEEEGYLFQGPDYTPSPHPLRPEDMLREIREELASQRIEGVPEPGDSRPRKLTRVQLQRMRGSHVVHLDTPLSTSEV; encoded by the exons ATGCAGGCCTTGGGTCCTCCTGATAAGAGTCCCCTCCAAGGGCTGGTGGCCTCCCGCATTGAGACCTATGGAGGCAGGTATCGGGCCTCGGTCTCGAGTCCTCCAGGCAATGTCTATCCACAAGGAGGTCTTTTGCTG GATCCCAGCCGCCGACGCTTCATGGGCTATGTCCCCTTCACCACGGGTTCTGGCCCGGCCCGACGCCTTTCTCCCCTGAGGCTTCGAGAACCAGAGCCCGAGAAGACGCATGGAAGTCCCTTTGGGGTCGGGACACCTCACTCCCCCAAACTCAAG GAAGTCACCAAGGCCCACGAGCTGCAGGTGAGGCTGCATACCTTCAGCATGTTTGGGATGCCCCGCCTGCCCCGGGAGGACCGGCAGCACTGGGAGATCGGGGAGGGCAACGACAACAGCGTGGCCATTGAGAAGTCCTGGAAGGAGCTGGTGCCTGGGCACAAG gaGATGAGCCGGGACCTCTGCCACCAGCAGGAGGCCCTGTGGGAGCTACTGACCACGGAGCTCATCTACGTGCGGAAGCTCAAGATCATGACGGAT CTCCTAGCTGCGGGTTTGCTGAACTTGCAGCGCGTGGGTCTGCTGACGGAA gtgtCAGCTGAGACCCTATTTGGAAACGTCCCCAACCTGATTCGAGCCCACCGGAGCTTCTGGGAAGAGGTGCTGGGGCCCACCCTAGAGGAGACACGAGCCTCAGGCCAGCCTCTGGACCCGGTCAGCCTGCAGGATGGCTTCCTGACG TGCAGCCAGCGCTTCCAGCCCTACGTCCTATACTGCCTGCGAGTGAGGCAGACCATGGCCTACGCCCGGGAGCAGCAGGACCACAACCCTCTCTTCCACATCTTCGTGCAG TGGTGTGAGAAGCACAAGCTCTCGGGAAGGCAGATGCTGGGAGACCTGCTCATCAAGCCCCACCAGCGCATCACCAAGTACCCTCTGCTGCTTCAGGCTGTGCTCAAGAGGACCCCCAAGCCCCAGGCCCGGGAGGCCCTGACCGCCATG ATCGCAGCGATGGAGTCATTCCTGCAACACATCAACAAGCAGGTGCGCCAGGGCGAAGAGCAGGAGAGCTTGGTGGCTGCAGCCCGGCGCATCGGGCCCTACGAGGTGCTGGAGCCGTCCAGCGAGGAGGTGGAGAag AACCTGCGACCCTTCTCCACCCTGGACCTGATGGCCCCCATGCTGGGGGTCGCTCCAGAGCACACCAGGCAGCTGCTGTTCGAGGGGCCCGCGCGTGTGAAGGAGGGACGTGAAGGGAAG CTGGATGTGTACCTGTTCCTGTTCTCTGATGTGCTCCTGGTGACCAAGCCCCCTCGCAAGGCGGACAAAGCCAAGGTTATCCGCCCGCCCCTCATGCTGGAGAAGCTTGTGTGCCGGCCGCTCCGTGATCCCA GCAGCTTCCTGCTGATCCACCTCACTGAATTCCAGTGTGTCTCCAGCGCCCTCACCGTGCACTGTCCCAGCACTGCCAACCGGGCCCGGTGGCTGGAGAAGACCCAGCAGGCCCAG GCCACCCTGCAAAAGCTGAAGGCAGAGGAGTATATCCAACAGAAGAGGGAGCTCTTGGCCCTCTATCGGGACCGAGATGGGGAGTCCCCATGCACCAGGCCCTCCACGCCTTCCCAGGAGGGCTCTCAGAACAGCACGGAGGGCAG GACTTGCGAGTCCTCGACTGTCATCCCCCACCTGGTGGTGACAGAAGACACAGATGATGATGCCCCCTCGGTACCAGATGACACCTCGGACTCTGGCTACGGCACTCTCATCCCAGGCTCTCCCAAAGAGTCCCACTCCTCGCTGAGCCGTCTACGTTTGAGGGCCCTTCGGCGGGACCCTCGCCTCACCTTCTCCACCCTAGAACTCCGAGATGTCCCTCTGCGTCCCCAGCCTTCTGACCCCCAGGCTCCCCAACGCCGAAGCGCCCCTGTACTGCCAGAGGAAGGTGTCCGGAAAGCAGGCAGTCTTCCCAGGGTAGATCCATCAACTTGGTCTGAGGAAGAAGACCGGACCTCAATGGGCGAGAATGTGGTGGTGGAAACATTGCAGAGGGCTCAGCTCCGGGGGCAACTGTGCCCCTCCCCAACCCACGCTGACTCTTCTGAGGAAAGCCCCTGGGAGTCCTCAGGGGATGAAGAAGAGGGGTATCTCTTCCAGGGACCTGACTacaccccctcccctcacccactcCGGCCCGAGGACATGCTCCGAGAGATCCGTGAGGAACTGGCCAGTCAAAGGATTGAGGGCGTCCCCGAGCCTGGAGACAGCAGGCCTCGCAAGCTGACTCGGGTCCAACTGCAGAGGATGCGAGGGTCTCATGTAGTACACCTGGACACACCCCTGTCCACATC AGAGGTGTGA
- the PLEKHG6 gene encoding pleckstrin homology domain-containing family G member 6 isoform X3: MQALGPPDKSPLQGLVASRIETYGGRYRASVSSPPGNVYPQGGLLLDPSRRRFMGYVPFTTGSGPARRLSPLRLREPEPEKTHGSPFGVGTPHSPKLKEVTKAHELQVRLHTFSMFGMPRLPREDRQHWEIGEGNDNSVAIEKSWKELVPGHKEMSRDLCHQQEALWELLTTELIYVRKLKIMTDLLAAGLLNLQRVGLLTEVSAETLFGNVPNLIRAHRSFWEEVLGPTLEETRASGQPLDPVSLQDGFLTCSQRFQPYVLYCLRVRQTMAYAREQQDHNPLFHIFVQVGEDSLGKGDVADLGPRQEGSLQSLTPAPLPWQWCEKHKLSGRQMLGDLLIKPHQRITKYPLLLQAVLKRTPKPQAREALTAMIAAMESFLQHINKQVRQGEEQESLVAAARRIGPYEVLEPSSEEVEKNLRPFSTLDLMAPMLGVAPEHTRQLLFEGPARVKEGREGKLDVYLFLFSDVLLVTKPPRKADKAKVIRPPLMLEKLVCRPLRDPMCLQRPHRALSQHCQPGPVAGEDPAGPGHPAKAEGRGVYPTEEGALGPLSGPRWGVPMHQALHAFPGGLSEQHGGQDLRVLDCHPPPGGDRRHR; encoded by the exons ATGCAGGCCTTGGGTCCTCCTGATAAGAGTCCCCTCCAAGGGCTGGTGGCCTCCCGCATTGAGACCTATGGAGGCAGGTATCGGGCCTCGGTCTCGAGTCCTCCAGGCAATGTCTATCCACAAGGAGGTCTTTTGCTG GATCCCAGCCGCCGACGCTTCATGGGCTATGTCCCCTTCACCACGGGTTCTGGCCCGGCCCGACGCCTTTCTCCCCTGAGGCTTCGAGAACCAGAGCCCGAGAAGACGCATGGAAGTCCCTTTGGGGTCGGGACACCTCACTCCCCCAAACTCAAG GAAGTCACCAAGGCCCACGAGCTGCAGGTGAGGCTGCATACCTTCAGCATGTTTGGGATGCCCCGCCTGCCCCGGGAGGACCGGCAGCACTGGGAGATCGGGGAGGGCAACGACAACAGCGTGGCCATTGAGAAGTCCTGGAAGGAGCTGGTGCCTGGGCACAAG gaGATGAGCCGGGACCTCTGCCACCAGCAGGAGGCCCTGTGGGAGCTACTGACCACGGAGCTCATCTACGTGCGGAAGCTCAAGATCATGACGGAT CTCCTAGCTGCGGGTTTGCTGAACTTGCAGCGCGTGGGTCTGCTGACGGAA gtgtCAGCTGAGACCCTATTTGGAAACGTCCCCAACCTGATTCGAGCCCACCGGAGCTTCTGGGAAGAGGTGCTGGGGCCCACCCTAGAGGAGACACGAGCCTCAGGCCAGCCTCTGGACCCGGTCAGCCTGCAGGATGGCTTCCTGACG TGCAGCCAGCGCTTCCAGCCCTACGTCCTATACTGCCTGCGAGTGAGGCAGACCATGGCCTACGCCCGGGAGCAGCAGGACCACAACCCTCTCTTCCACATCTTCGTGCAGGTGGGAGAGGACTCACTGGGGAAGGGGGACGTGGCGGACCTTGGTCCAAGGCAGGAAGGTAGCCTACAGTCCCTCACCCCTGCGCCCCTTCCCTGGCAGTGGTGTGAGAAGCACAAGCTCTCGGGAAGGCAGATGCTGGGAGACCTGCTCATCAAGCCCCACCAGCGCATCACCAAGTACCCTCTGCTGCTTCAGGCTGTGCTCAAGAGGACCCCCAAGCCCCAGGCCCGGGAGGCCCTGACCGCCATG ATCGCAGCGATGGAGTCATTCCTGCAACACATCAACAAGCAGGTGCGCCAGGGCGAAGAGCAGGAGAGCTTGGTGGCTGCAGCCCGGCGCATCGGGCCCTACGAGGTGCTGGAGCCGTCCAGCGAGGAGGTGGAGAag AACCTGCGACCCTTCTCCACCCTGGACCTGATGGCCCCCATGCTGGGGGTCGCTCCAGAGCACACCAGGCAGCTGCTGTTCGAGGGGCCCGCGCGTGTGAAGGAGGGACGTGAAGGGAAG CTGGATGTGTACCTGTTCCTGTTCTCTGATGTGCTCCTGGTGACCAAGCCCCCTCGCAAGGCGGACAAAGCCAAGGTTATCCGCCCGCCCCTCATGCTGGAGAAGCTTGTGTGCCGGCCGCTCCGTGATCCCA TGTGTCTCCAGCGCCCTCACCGTGCACTGTCCCAGCACTGCCAACCGGGCCCGGTGGCTGGAGAAGACCCAGCAGGCCCAG GCCACCCTGCAAAAGCTGAAGGCAGAGGAGTATATCCAACAGAAGAGGGAGCTCTTGGCCCTCTATCGGGACCGAGATGGGGAGTCCCCATGCACCAGGCCCTCCACGCCTTCCCAGGAGGGCTCTCAGAACAGCACGGAGGGCAG GACTTGCGAGTCCTCGACTGTCATCCCCCACCTGGTGGTGACAGAAGACACAGATGA
- the PLEKHG6 gene encoding pleckstrin homology domain-containing family G member 6 isoform X4 has translation MQALGPPDKSPLQGLVASRIETYGGRYRASVSSPPGNVYPQGGLLLDPSRRRFMGYVPFTTGSGPARRLSPLRLREPEPEKTHGSPFGVGTPHSPKLKEVTKAHELQVRLHTFSMFGMPRLPREDRQHWEIGEGNDNSVAIEKSWKELVPGHKEMSRDLCHQQEALWELLTTELIYVRKLKIMTDLLAAGLLNLQRVGLLTEVSAETLFGNVPNLIRAHRSFWEEVLGPTLEETRASGQPLDPVSLQDGFLTCSQRFQPYVLYCLRVRQTMAYAREQQDHNPLFHIFVQVGEDSLGKGDVADLGPRQEGSLQSLTPAPLPWQWCEKHKLSGRQMLGDLLIKPHQRITKYPLLLQAVLKRTPKPQAREALTAMIAAMESFLQHINKQVRQGEEQESLVAAARRIGPYEVLEPSSEEVEKNLRPFSTLDLMAPMLGVAPEHTRQLLFEGPARVKEGREGKLDVYLFLFSDVLLVTKPPRKADKAKVIRPPLMLEKLVCRPLRDPSHPAKAEGRGVYPTEEGALGPLSGPRWGVPMHQALHAFPGGLSEQHGGQDLRVLDCHPPPGGDRRHR, from the exons ATGCAGGCCTTGGGTCCTCCTGATAAGAGTCCCCTCCAAGGGCTGGTGGCCTCCCGCATTGAGACCTATGGAGGCAGGTATCGGGCCTCGGTCTCGAGTCCTCCAGGCAATGTCTATCCACAAGGAGGTCTTTTGCTG GATCCCAGCCGCCGACGCTTCATGGGCTATGTCCCCTTCACCACGGGTTCTGGCCCGGCCCGACGCCTTTCTCCCCTGAGGCTTCGAGAACCAGAGCCCGAGAAGACGCATGGAAGTCCCTTTGGGGTCGGGACACCTCACTCCCCCAAACTCAAG GAAGTCACCAAGGCCCACGAGCTGCAGGTGAGGCTGCATACCTTCAGCATGTTTGGGATGCCCCGCCTGCCCCGGGAGGACCGGCAGCACTGGGAGATCGGGGAGGGCAACGACAACAGCGTGGCCATTGAGAAGTCCTGGAAGGAGCTGGTGCCTGGGCACAAG gaGATGAGCCGGGACCTCTGCCACCAGCAGGAGGCCCTGTGGGAGCTACTGACCACGGAGCTCATCTACGTGCGGAAGCTCAAGATCATGACGGAT CTCCTAGCTGCGGGTTTGCTGAACTTGCAGCGCGTGGGTCTGCTGACGGAA gtgtCAGCTGAGACCCTATTTGGAAACGTCCCCAACCTGATTCGAGCCCACCGGAGCTTCTGGGAAGAGGTGCTGGGGCCCACCCTAGAGGAGACACGAGCCTCAGGCCAGCCTCTGGACCCGGTCAGCCTGCAGGATGGCTTCCTGACG TGCAGCCAGCGCTTCCAGCCCTACGTCCTATACTGCCTGCGAGTGAGGCAGACCATGGCCTACGCCCGGGAGCAGCAGGACCACAACCCTCTCTTCCACATCTTCGTGCAGGTGGGAGAGGACTCACTGGGGAAGGGGGACGTGGCGGACCTTGGTCCAAGGCAGGAAGGTAGCCTACAGTCCCTCACCCCTGCGCCCCTTCCCTGGCAGTGGTGTGAGAAGCACAAGCTCTCGGGAAGGCAGATGCTGGGAGACCTGCTCATCAAGCCCCACCAGCGCATCACCAAGTACCCTCTGCTGCTTCAGGCTGTGCTCAAGAGGACCCCCAAGCCCCAGGCCCGGGAGGCCCTGACCGCCATG ATCGCAGCGATGGAGTCATTCCTGCAACACATCAACAAGCAGGTGCGCCAGGGCGAAGAGCAGGAGAGCTTGGTGGCTGCAGCCCGGCGCATCGGGCCCTACGAGGTGCTGGAGCCGTCCAGCGAGGAGGTGGAGAag AACCTGCGACCCTTCTCCACCCTGGACCTGATGGCCCCCATGCTGGGGGTCGCTCCAGAGCACACCAGGCAGCTGCTGTTCGAGGGGCCCGCGCGTGTGAAGGAGGGACGTGAAGGGAAG CTGGATGTGTACCTGTTCCTGTTCTCTGATGTGCTCCTGGTGACCAAGCCCCCTCGCAAGGCGGACAAAGCCAAGGTTATCCGCCCGCCCCTCATGCTGGAGAAGCTTGTGTGCCGGCCGCTCCGTGATCCCA GCCACCCTGCAAAAGCTGAAGGCAGAGGAGTATATCCAACAGAAGAGGGAGCTCTTGGCCCTCTATCGGGACCGAGATGGGGAGTCCCCATGCACCAGGCCCTCCACGCCTTCCCAGGAGGGCTCTCAGAACAGCACGGAGGGCAG GACTTGCGAGTCCTCGACTGTCATCCCCCACCTGGTGGTGACAGAAGACACAGATGA
- the PLEKHG6 gene encoding pleckstrin homology domain-containing family G member 6 isoform X1 gives MQALGPPDKSPLQGLVASRIETYGGRYRASVSSPPGNVYPQGGLLLDPSRRRFMGYVPFTTGSGPARRLSPLRLREPEPEKTHGSPFGVGTPHSPKLKEVTKAHELQVRLHTFSMFGMPRLPREDRQHWEIGEGNDNSVAIEKSWKELVPGHKEMSRDLCHQQEALWELLTTELIYVRKLKIMTDLLAAGLLNLQRVGLLTEVSAETLFGNVPNLIRAHRSFWEEVLGPTLEETRASGQPLDPVSLQDGFLTCSQRFQPYVLYCLRVRQTMAYAREQQDHNPLFHIFVQVGEDSLGKGDVADLGPRQEGSLQSLTPAPLPWQWCEKHKLSGRQMLGDLLIKPHQRITKYPLLLQAVLKRTPKPQAREALTAMIAAMESFLQHINKQVRQGEEQESLVAAARRIGPYEVLEPSSEEVEKNLRPFSTLDLMAPMLGVAPEHTRQLLFEGPARVKEGREGKLDVYLFLFSDVLLVTKPPRKADKAKVIRPPLMLEKLVCRPLRDPSSFLLIHLTEFQCVSSALTVHCPSTANRARWLEKTQQAQATLQKLKAEEYIQQKRELLALYRDRDGESPCTRPSTPSQEGSQNSTEGRTCESSTVIPHLVVTEDTDDDAPSVPDDTSDSGYGTLIPGSPKESHSSLSRLRLRALRRDPRLTFSTLELRDVPLRPQPSDPQAPQRRSAPVLPEEGVRKAGSLPRVDPSTWSEEEDRTSMGENVVVETLQRAQLRGQLCPSPTHADSSEESPWESSGDEEEGYLFQGPDYTPSPHPLRPEDMLREIREELASQRIEGVPEPGDSRPRKLTRVQLQRMRGSHVVHLDTPLSTSEV, from the exons ATGCAGGCCTTGGGTCCTCCTGATAAGAGTCCCCTCCAAGGGCTGGTGGCCTCCCGCATTGAGACCTATGGAGGCAGGTATCGGGCCTCGGTCTCGAGTCCTCCAGGCAATGTCTATCCACAAGGAGGTCTTTTGCTG GATCCCAGCCGCCGACGCTTCATGGGCTATGTCCCCTTCACCACGGGTTCTGGCCCGGCCCGACGCCTTTCTCCCCTGAGGCTTCGAGAACCAGAGCCCGAGAAGACGCATGGAAGTCCCTTTGGGGTCGGGACACCTCACTCCCCCAAACTCAAG GAAGTCACCAAGGCCCACGAGCTGCAGGTGAGGCTGCATACCTTCAGCATGTTTGGGATGCCCCGCCTGCCCCGGGAGGACCGGCAGCACTGGGAGATCGGGGAGGGCAACGACAACAGCGTGGCCATTGAGAAGTCCTGGAAGGAGCTGGTGCCTGGGCACAAG gaGATGAGCCGGGACCTCTGCCACCAGCAGGAGGCCCTGTGGGAGCTACTGACCACGGAGCTCATCTACGTGCGGAAGCTCAAGATCATGACGGAT CTCCTAGCTGCGGGTTTGCTGAACTTGCAGCGCGTGGGTCTGCTGACGGAA gtgtCAGCTGAGACCCTATTTGGAAACGTCCCCAACCTGATTCGAGCCCACCGGAGCTTCTGGGAAGAGGTGCTGGGGCCCACCCTAGAGGAGACACGAGCCTCAGGCCAGCCTCTGGACCCGGTCAGCCTGCAGGATGGCTTCCTGACG TGCAGCCAGCGCTTCCAGCCCTACGTCCTATACTGCCTGCGAGTGAGGCAGACCATGGCCTACGCCCGGGAGCAGCAGGACCACAACCCTCTCTTCCACATCTTCGTGCAGGTGGGAGAGGACTCACTGGGGAAGGGGGACGTGGCGGACCTTGGTCCAAGGCAGGAAGGTAGCCTACAGTCCCTCACCCCTGCGCCCCTTCCCTGGCAGTGGTGTGAGAAGCACAAGCTCTCGGGAAGGCAGATGCTGGGAGACCTGCTCATCAAGCCCCACCAGCGCATCACCAAGTACCCTCTGCTGCTTCAGGCTGTGCTCAAGAGGACCCCCAAGCCCCAGGCCCGGGAGGCCCTGACCGCCATG ATCGCAGCGATGGAGTCATTCCTGCAACACATCAACAAGCAGGTGCGCCAGGGCGAAGAGCAGGAGAGCTTGGTGGCTGCAGCCCGGCGCATCGGGCCCTACGAGGTGCTGGAGCCGTCCAGCGAGGAGGTGGAGAag AACCTGCGACCCTTCTCCACCCTGGACCTGATGGCCCCCATGCTGGGGGTCGCTCCAGAGCACACCAGGCAGCTGCTGTTCGAGGGGCCCGCGCGTGTGAAGGAGGGACGTGAAGGGAAG CTGGATGTGTACCTGTTCCTGTTCTCTGATGTGCTCCTGGTGACCAAGCCCCCTCGCAAGGCGGACAAAGCCAAGGTTATCCGCCCGCCCCTCATGCTGGAGAAGCTTGTGTGCCGGCCGCTCCGTGATCCCA GCAGCTTCCTGCTGATCCACCTCACTGAATTCCAGTGTGTCTCCAGCGCCCTCACCGTGCACTGTCCCAGCACTGCCAACCGGGCCCGGTGGCTGGAGAAGACCCAGCAGGCCCAG GCCACCCTGCAAAAGCTGAAGGCAGAGGAGTATATCCAACAGAAGAGGGAGCTCTTGGCCCTCTATCGGGACCGAGATGGGGAGTCCCCATGCACCAGGCCCTCCACGCCTTCCCAGGAGGGCTCTCAGAACAGCACGGAGGGCAG GACTTGCGAGTCCTCGACTGTCATCCCCCACCTGGTGGTGACAGAAGACACAGATGATGATGCCCCCTCGGTACCAGATGACACCTCGGACTCTGGCTACGGCACTCTCATCCCAGGCTCTCCCAAAGAGTCCCACTCCTCGCTGAGCCGTCTACGTTTGAGGGCCCTTCGGCGGGACCCTCGCCTCACCTTCTCCACCCTAGAACTCCGAGATGTCCCTCTGCGTCCCCAGCCTTCTGACCCCCAGGCTCCCCAACGCCGAAGCGCCCCTGTACTGCCAGAGGAAGGTGTCCGGAAAGCAGGCAGTCTTCCCAGGGTAGATCCATCAACTTGGTCTGAGGAAGAAGACCGGACCTCAATGGGCGAGAATGTGGTGGTGGAAACATTGCAGAGGGCTCAGCTCCGGGGGCAACTGTGCCCCTCCCCAACCCACGCTGACTCTTCTGAGGAAAGCCCCTGGGAGTCCTCAGGGGATGAAGAAGAGGGGTATCTCTTCCAGGGACCTGACTacaccccctcccctcacccactcCGGCCCGAGGACATGCTCCGAGAGATCCGTGAGGAACTGGCCAGTCAAAGGATTGAGGGCGTCCCCGAGCCTGGAGACAGCAGGCCTCGCAAGCTGACTCGGGTCCAACTGCAGAGGATGCGAGGGTCTCATGTAGTACACCTGGACACACCCCTGTCCACATC AGAGGTGTGA
- the PLEKHG6 gene encoding pleckstrin homology domain-containing family G member 6 isoform X5 — translation MQALGPPDKSPLQGLVASRIETYGGRYRASVSSPPGNVYPQGGLLLDPSRRRFMGYVPFTTGSGPARRLSPLRLREPEPEKTHGSPFGVGTPHSPKLKEVTKAHELQVRLHTFSMFGMPRLPREDRQHWEIGEGNDNSVAIEKSWKELVPGHKEMSRDLCHQQEALWELLTTELIYVRKLKIMTDLLAAGLLNLQRVGLLTEVSAETLFGNVPNLIRAHRSFWEEVLGPTLEETRASGQPLDPVSLQDGFLTCSQRFQPYVLYCLRVRQTMAYAREQQDHNPLFHIFVQVGEDSLGKGDVADLGPRQEGSLQSLTPAPLPWQWCEKHKLSGRQMLGDLLIKPHQRITKYPLLLQAVLKRTPKPQAREALTAMIAAMESFLQHINKQVRQGEEQESLVAAARRIGPYEVLEPSSEEVEKNLRPFSTLDLMAPMLGVAPEHTRQLLFEGPARVKEGREGKLDVYLFLFSDVLLVTKPPRKADKAKVIRPPLMLEKLVCRPLRDPKRCEEHERPLAFLQEEISSDECWSPPPPWDSTSRTFPQASCPSCSEDIGDQELYIYVSQIPRNPT, via the exons ATGCAGGCCTTGGGTCCTCCTGATAAGAGTCCCCTCCAAGGGCTGGTGGCCTCCCGCATTGAGACCTATGGAGGCAGGTATCGGGCCTCGGTCTCGAGTCCTCCAGGCAATGTCTATCCACAAGGAGGTCTTTTGCTG GATCCCAGCCGCCGACGCTTCATGGGCTATGTCCCCTTCACCACGGGTTCTGGCCCGGCCCGACGCCTTTCTCCCCTGAGGCTTCGAGAACCAGAGCCCGAGAAGACGCATGGAAGTCCCTTTGGGGTCGGGACACCTCACTCCCCCAAACTCAAG GAAGTCACCAAGGCCCACGAGCTGCAGGTGAGGCTGCATACCTTCAGCATGTTTGGGATGCCCCGCCTGCCCCGGGAGGACCGGCAGCACTGGGAGATCGGGGAGGGCAACGACAACAGCGTGGCCATTGAGAAGTCCTGGAAGGAGCTGGTGCCTGGGCACAAG gaGATGAGCCGGGACCTCTGCCACCAGCAGGAGGCCCTGTGGGAGCTACTGACCACGGAGCTCATCTACGTGCGGAAGCTCAAGATCATGACGGAT CTCCTAGCTGCGGGTTTGCTGAACTTGCAGCGCGTGGGTCTGCTGACGGAA gtgtCAGCTGAGACCCTATTTGGAAACGTCCCCAACCTGATTCGAGCCCACCGGAGCTTCTGGGAAGAGGTGCTGGGGCCCACCCTAGAGGAGACACGAGCCTCAGGCCAGCCTCTGGACCCGGTCAGCCTGCAGGATGGCTTCCTGACG TGCAGCCAGCGCTTCCAGCCCTACGTCCTATACTGCCTGCGAGTGAGGCAGACCATGGCCTACGCCCGGGAGCAGCAGGACCACAACCCTCTCTTCCACATCTTCGTGCAGGTGGGAGAGGACTCACTGGGGAAGGGGGACGTGGCGGACCTTGGTCCAAGGCAGGAAGGTAGCCTACAGTCCCTCACCCCTGCGCCCCTTCCCTGGCAGTGGTGTGAGAAGCACAAGCTCTCGGGAAGGCAGATGCTGGGAGACCTGCTCATCAAGCCCCACCAGCGCATCACCAAGTACCCTCTGCTGCTTCAGGCTGTGCTCAAGAGGACCCCCAAGCCCCAGGCCCGGGAGGCCCTGACCGCCATG ATCGCAGCGATGGAGTCATTCCTGCAACACATCAACAAGCAGGTGCGCCAGGGCGAAGAGCAGGAGAGCTTGGTGGCTGCAGCCCGGCGCATCGGGCCCTACGAGGTGCTGGAGCCGTCCAGCGAGGAGGTGGAGAag AACCTGCGACCCTTCTCCACCCTGGACCTGATGGCCCCCATGCTGGGGGTCGCTCCAGAGCACACCAGGCAGCTGCTGTTCGAGGGGCCCGCGCGTGTGAAGGAGGGACGTGAAGGGAAG CTGGATGTGTACCTGTTCCTGTTCTCTGATGTGCTCCTGGTGACCAAGCCCCCTCGCAAGGCGGACAAAGCCAAGGTTATCCGCCCGCCCCTCATGCTGGAGAAGCTTGTGTGCCGGCCGCTCCGTGATCCCA AGAGGTGTGAGGAACACGAAAGACCCTTAGCATTTCTCCAGGAGGAAATCTCTTCTGATGAATGCTGGTCACCACCTCCACCCTGGGACTCTACCTCAAGGACATTTCCCCAGGCATCCTGCCCCTCCTGCTCAGAGGACATTGGGGATCAAGAACTGTACATTTATGTATCACAGATACCCCGAAACCCCACATAA